Proteins encoded by one window of Vicinamibacterales bacterium:
- the eno gene encoding phosphopyruvate hydratase: MHIVDIRGREILDSRGNPTVEVDVLLDNGARGRAAVPSGASTGEREALELRDGDKARFLGKGVTRAVGHVNGEIRSAVVNRDWTQRDLDRALIALDGTPAKGRLGANAILGVSMAALKAGAERAGLPLYAHIAVEAGATGGYRLPVPMMNILNGGAHADTNVDFQEFMVMPVGFPSFKEALRAGTEIFHALRAILKGRGLATGVGDEGGFAPNLKSNKDALDAVMEAIGTAGFKAGNDVYIALDCAASEFGNADGRYEFHKSGEPGRDSEGMVALYEDWCRQYPILSIEDGCAEGDWRGWKLLTQALGTRVQLVGDDVFVTNPSILERGIADGVANALLVKLNQIGTVSETLDAIAMASKAGYRSVISHRSGETEDATIADLAVGTSAGQIKTGSASRSDRIAKYNQLLRIEEALGDGAVYAGRAAIAQLS, from the coding sequence GTGCACATCGTCGATATCCGCGGTCGCGAGATTCTCGATTCGCGCGGCAACCCCACCGTCGAGGTGGACGTCCTGCTCGACAACGGCGCCCGTGGGCGCGCGGCCGTCCCGTCAGGCGCGTCCACCGGCGAGCGCGAGGCCCTGGAGCTGCGTGACGGCGACAAGGCTCGATTCCTCGGCAAGGGCGTGACGCGGGCGGTCGGCCACGTCAACGGCGAGATTCGGAGCGCCGTCGTGAATCGCGATTGGACCCAACGGGACCTCGATCGGGCGCTCATCGCCCTCGATGGCACCCCGGCGAAGGGACGGCTGGGCGCCAACGCCATCCTCGGCGTGTCGATGGCCGCCCTCAAGGCGGGCGCCGAACGCGCCGGCCTGCCGCTGTACGCCCACATCGCCGTGGAGGCCGGAGCCACCGGGGGCTACCGGCTCCCGGTGCCGATGATGAACATCCTCAATGGCGGCGCCCATGCCGATACGAACGTGGACTTCCAGGAGTTCATGGTCATGCCGGTGGGCTTCCCGTCCTTCAAGGAAGCGCTCCGGGCCGGCACCGAGATCTTCCACGCCCTGCGCGCCATCCTGAAGGGCCGCGGCCTGGCCACGGGCGTGGGCGACGAAGGCGGGTTCGCACCGAACCTCAAGAGCAACAAGGACGCGCTCGACGCCGTCATGGAGGCCATCGGCACGGCGGGATTCAAGGCCGGGAACGACGTCTACATCGCGCTCGACTGCGCGGCCAGCGAGTTCGGCAACGCCGACGGCAGATACGAGTTCCACAAGTCCGGCGAGCCCGGGCGCGACTCGGAGGGCATGGTGGCCCTGTACGAGGACTGGTGCCGCCAATACCCAATCCTGTCGATCGAGGACGGCTGCGCGGAAGGCGACTGGCGGGGGTGGAAGCTGCTCACGCAGGCCCTCGGCACGCGCGTGCAGCTCGTCGGCGACGACGTGTTCGTCACCAATCCGTCGATCCTGGAACGCGGCATCGCGGACGGGGTGGCGAATGCGCTGCTCGTGAAGCTGAATCAGATCGGCACCGTCAGCGAGACGCTCGACGCGATCGCCATGGCGTCCAAGGCCGGGTACCGCAGCGTGATCTCCCACCGATCCGGCGAGACGGAGGACGCCACCATCGCGGACCTCGCCGTCGGCACGTCGGCCGGCCAGATCAAGACCGGGTCGGCGTCGCGCAGCGATCGGATCGCCAAGTACAACCAGTTGCTCCGCATCGAAGAGGCGCTCGGCGACGGCGCGGTGTATGCCGGCCGCGCCGCCATCGCCCAGTTGAGCTGA
- the glgC gene encoding glucose-1-phosphate adenylyltransferase translates to MFRDETLVIVLAGGAGERLAPLTRERAKPAVYFGGPYRIIDFVLSNCVNSGLRRVFIATQYKSLSLNRHIRMGWNVVSEELGEFIEILPPQKRTGEHWYLGTADAVYQNMYSIERETARHVVVLAGDHVYKMDYRKMIRAHEDADADVTLATIEVPVAEGRRFGVVAIDAQSRITDFLEKPTAPPGMPGHAHLALASMGIYVFRMDVLARALQSDAADPDSHHDFGKDIIPALIRTSRVFAYPFYDENKKSAKYWRDIGTLDAYYEANMDLCGVSPEFNLYDPEWPLRTHQPQAPPAKFVFADDGRTGTALDSVISPGCIVSGSSVRGSVLCPNVRVHSFATVENSILMPGVQVGRHARIRNAIVDRDVLIPRGALIGYDEAADRSRHTVTERGIVVVTLDEEPLVAPVAEDALAIEQRVDRP, encoded by the coding sequence GTGTTTCGCGACGAGACGCTGGTCATCGTGCTGGCTGGTGGCGCTGGGGAACGGCTGGCGCCGCTGACCCGCGAGCGTGCCAAGCCGGCCGTCTACTTCGGCGGCCCTTACCGCATCATCGATTTCGTCCTCTCGAACTGCGTCAACTCCGGGCTCCGGCGGGTCTTCATCGCCACGCAGTACAAGTCGCTGTCCCTCAACCGCCACATCCGCATGGGATGGAACGTCGTCTCGGAAGAGCTCGGCGAGTTCATCGAGATCCTGCCGCCGCAGAAGCGGACCGGCGAACACTGGTATCTGGGCACGGCGGACGCCGTGTACCAGAACATGTATTCGATCGAGCGCGAGACTGCGCGACACGTCGTCGTGCTCGCGGGCGACCATGTGTACAAGATGGACTACCGGAAGATGATCCGCGCGCACGAGGACGCCGACGCGGACGTCACGCTCGCGACGATCGAGGTGCCGGTCGCCGAGGGCCGCCGCTTCGGCGTGGTGGCGATCGACGCCCAGTCCAGAATCACGGACTTCCTGGAGAAGCCCACCGCCCCGCCCGGCATGCCGGGGCACGCCCATCTGGCGCTCGCCTCGATGGGCATCTACGTCTTCAGGATGGACGTCCTCGCGCGGGCGCTCCAGAGCGACGCCGCCGACCCCGACAGCCATCACGACTTCGGCAAGGACATCATCCCGGCGCTCATCCGCACCAGCCGAGTCTTCGCGTATCCGTTCTACGACGAGAACAAGAAGTCGGCGAAGTACTGGCGCGACATCGGAACGCTCGACGCCTACTACGAGGCGAACATGGACCTCTGCGGCGTGAGCCCCGAGTTCAACCTGTACGATCCCGAGTGGCCGCTCCGGACCCACCAGCCGCAGGCGCCGCCGGCGAAGTTCGTGTTCGCCGACGACGGCCGCACGGGCACGGCCCTGGACTCCGTCATCTCGCCCGGGTGCATCGTGTCCGGGAGCAGCGTCCGCGGCTCGGTGCTCTGTCCGAACGTACGCGTCCACAGCTTCGCGACCGTCGAGAACTCGATCCTCATGCCAGGCGTGCAGGTCGGCCGCCATGCGCGAATCCGAAACGCGATCGTGGACCGCGACGTGCTCATCCCGCGTGGCGCCCTCATCGGATACGACGAGGCGGCCGATCGCTCGCGGCATACCGTGACGGAGCGAGGCATCGTGGTCGTGACCCTGGACGAGGAGCCGCTCGTCGCGCCCGTGGCCGAGGACGCACTGGCGATCGAGCAGCGCGTGGACCGGCCGTAG